One Engystomops pustulosus chromosome 7, aEngPut4.maternal, whole genome shotgun sequence DNA window includes the following coding sequences:
- the LOC140068691 gene encoding uncharacterized protein isoform X2: MEDEEEVEVREEVMEEMEENIEQEIVEVMEEEEDNTEDEGWESAEMRRWWWTIRALGGPIRITTVRMLRFFDLFDNTEEGDGAEEEEEEEWEELRVLEEEDEWKDLEVEEEAEVEVEHQREEEEVEGKDLAVEEEEDVKEEEDVEEEVKNLEDQEEEIEDVEEEILLDGNNIIESPRRPSGLEVIEAWPSEETLQPRRRWWRPKCLSRGSSRQRSSGGDRRPSRFLRFLLCCFAPRAME; this comes from the exons ATGGAGGACGAGGAAGAGGTGGAGGTGagggaggaggtgatggaggagatggaggagaacatcgagcaggagattgtggaggtgatggaggaggaggaggataacaCCGAGGATGAAGGATGGGAGTCTGCAGAGATGAG GCGCTGGTGGTGGACGATCAGGGCATTAGGCGGCCCAATACG GATAACAACAGTACGAATGTTACGATTCTTTGACCTGTTTGATAACAC cgaggagggagatggagctgaagaagaggaggaggaggaatgggaggagctgagagtgctggaggaggaggacgaatGGAAAGACCTggaagtggaggaggaggcggaggtggAGGTAGAACAtcagagagaagaggaggaggtggaggggaaAGACCTggcagtggaggaggaggaggatgtgaaggaggaggaggatgtggaggaggaggtgaaaaaTCTGGAAGATCAGGAGGAGGAGATAGAAGATGTGGAGGAggaaatattactggatggaaacAACATCATAGAGAGTCCTAGAAG ACCTTCAGGACTGGAGGTGATTGAGGCCTGGCCGAGCGAGGAGACTCTACA GCCAAGACGCAGATGGTGGAGACCTAAGTGTCTGAGCCGGGGGAGCAGCCGCCAGAG AAGCAGCGGAGGGGACAGAAGACCCTCCAG gttcctcaGGTTTCTTCTTTGCTGCTTTGCTCCTAGGGCAATGGAGTAA
- the LOC140068691 gene encoding uncharacterized protein isoform X1, producing the protein MEDEEEVEVREEVMEEMEENIEQEIVEVMEEEEDNTEDEGWESAEMRRWWWTIRALGGPIRITTVRMLRFFDLFDNTEEGDGAEEEEEEEWEELRVLEEEDEWKDLEVEEEAEVEVEHQREEEEVEGKDLAVEEEEDVKEEEDVEEEVKNLEDQEEEIEDVEEEILLDGNNIIESPRRPSGLEVIEAWPSEETLQPRRRWWRPKCLSRGSSRQSRSSGGDRRPSRFLRFLLCCFAPRAME; encoded by the exons ATGGAGGACGAGGAAGAGGTGGAGGTGagggaggaggtgatggaggagatggaggagaacatcgagcaggagattgtggaggtgatggaggaggaggaggataacaCCGAGGATGAAGGATGGGAGTCTGCAGAGATGAG GCGCTGGTGGTGGACGATCAGGGCATTAGGCGGCCCAATACG GATAACAACAGTACGAATGTTACGATTCTTTGACCTGTTTGATAACAC cgaggagggagatggagctgaagaagaggaggaggaggaatgggaggagctgagagtgctggaggaggaggacgaatGGAAAGACCTggaagtggaggaggaggcggaggtggAGGTAGAACAtcagagagaagaggaggaggtggaggggaaAGACCTggcagtggaggaggaggaggatgtgaaggaggaggaggatgtggaggaggaggtgaaaaaTCTGGAAGATCAGGAGGAGGAGATAGAAGATGTGGAGGAggaaatattactggatggaaacAACATCATAGAGAGTCCTAGAAG ACCTTCAGGACTGGAGGTGATTGAGGCCTGGCCGAGCGAGGAGACTCTACA GCCAAGACGCAGATGGTGGAGACCTAAGTGTCTGAGCCGGGGGAGCAGCCGCCAGAG CAGAAGCAGCGGAGGGGACAGAAGACCCTCCAG gttcctcaGGTTTCTTCTTTGCTGCTTTGCTCCTAGGGCAATGGAGTAA